A single Streptomyces sannanensis DNA region contains:
- a CDS encoding phosphocholine-specific phospholipase C, whose protein sequence is MTPELSRRRVLALGGGALGAAAVGSLLPPSLQAALAAEPPTGGLRAVEHVVILMQENRSFDHYFGTLRGVRGFADRNAVELPSGKPVYEQPAPLGRTVLPFPVRDAAETQQKDLQYIGDLDHSWGGGAKAWNNGWMDNWVSAKTAATMAYYDRQDIPLHYELADTFTICDAYHSSIHTSTSPNRNHLVSGWTGYEADGTRAVTNSAYAEATHPGYPWPTYAERLEKAGRTWKTYQEWENFTDNNLEFFASFKAIARKALAKVDGGFTFMEAFYAQVRGTTDAAERTRLLERLEEGVATLTPAERSLFERGLRRGETGSLAENFRADVAAGTLPEVSYLVPSALDSEHPGASSPVASATLVYKVLDTLASHPEVWRHTVVLINYDENDGFFDHVPPPVPPQDDIEERWQGRPTGLGIRVPLLVVSPWTVGGYVCSEVFDHTSVIRFLEKWTGVEEPNITAWRRQVTGDLTSAFDFKRGHRQPEVERPGPVPPFTGRWRPVPPAVQRMPEQEPGKRPARPLPYQPDAYGKIAEDGKSFELELGNKARASAHFALYPYAGEFAVPQHKDVKGEARWSVPLGGDAYRFTITGPNGFRREFAGTTAKGAVVSSHLDHEERDLHLTLGNEGDAPVTYTVRPLGYVDEADLDGWTREIKVKPGRSRTVVHSAADAHGWYDIEVTAQGDFRRRLMGHIENGHPSVSG, encoded by the coding sequence TTGACACCGGAACTTTCTCGCAGGCGGGTCCTCGCCCTCGGCGGAGGCGCCCTCGGCGCGGCGGCGGTCGGATCGCTGCTGCCCCCCTCCCTCCAGGCGGCGCTCGCCGCGGAGCCGCCCACCGGCGGGCTGCGCGCCGTCGAGCACGTGGTGATCCTTATGCAGGAGAACCGTTCCTTCGACCATTACTTCGGCACCCTGCGCGGTGTACGGGGCTTCGCCGACCGCAATGCCGTCGAGCTGCCCAGCGGGAAGCCGGTCTACGAGCAGCCGGCCCCGCTGGGCCGCACCGTGCTGCCGTTCCCGGTGCGCGACGCGGCCGAGACGCAGCAGAAGGACCTGCAGTACATCGGCGACCTCGACCACTCGTGGGGCGGCGGCGCCAAGGCGTGGAACAACGGCTGGATGGACAACTGGGTCTCCGCGAAGACCGCGGCGACCATGGCGTACTACGACCGCCAGGACATACCGCTGCACTACGAGCTCGCGGACACCTTCACCATCTGCGACGCGTACCACTCGTCCATCCACACCTCGACGAGCCCCAACCGCAACCACCTGGTCAGCGGCTGGACCGGCTACGAGGCCGACGGCACGCGGGCCGTCACCAACTCCGCCTACGCCGAGGCCACCCACCCCGGCTACCCCTGGCCCACCTACGCGGAGCGGCTGGAGAAGGCGGGCCGCACCTGGAAGACCTACCAGGAGTGGGAGAACTTCACCGACAACAACCTGGAGTTCTTCGCCTCCTTCAAGGCGATCGCCCGTAAGGCCCTGGCCAAGGTCGACGGCGGCTTCACCTTCATGGAGGCCTTCTACGCCCAGGTACGCGGCACCACCGACGCCGCCGAGCGCACCAGGCTGCTCGAGCGGCTGGAGGAGGGCGTCGCCACGCTCACCCCGGCCGAGCGTTCCCTCTTCGAGCGGGGTCTGCGGCGCGGCGAGACCGGCAGCCTCGCCGAGAACTTCCGCGCGGACGTGGCGGCGGGCACTCTGCCCGAGGTGTCGTACCTGGTGCCGTCGGCGCTGGACTCCGAGCACCCCGGCGCCTCGTCGCCGGTCGCCTCCGCCACCCTGGTCTACAAGGTGCTGGACACGCTCGCTTCGCACCCCGAGGTGTGGCGGCACACCGTCGTACTGATCAACTACGACGAGAACGACGGCTTCTTCGACCACGTCCCGCCGCCGGTGCCGCCGCAGGACGACATCGAGGAGCGCTGGCAGGGCCGCCCGACCGGGCTCGGCATCCGGGTACCGCTGCTGGTGGTCTCGCCCTGGACGGTCGGCGGCTACGTCTGCTCCGAGGTCTTCGACCACACCTCCGTGATCCGCTTCCTGGAGAAGTGGACCGGCGTCGAGGAGCCGAACATCACGGCCTGGCGGCGTCAGGTCACCGGCGACCTGACCTCCGCCTTCGATTTCAAGCGCGGCCACCGGCAGCCCGAGGTGGAGCGGCCGGGGCCGGTCCCGCCGTTCACCGGACGCTGGCGGCCGGTTCCGCCCGCGGTGCAGCGGATGCCCGAGCAGGAGCCGGGGAAGCGCCCGGCCCGCCCGCTGCCCTACCAGCCGGACGCGTACGGAAAGATCGCCGAGGACGGGAAGTCCTTCGAGCTGGAGCTCGGCAACAAGGCGCGCGCGAGCGCGCACTTCGCGCTGTACCCGTACGCAGGCGAGTTCGCCGTCCCGCAGCACAAGGACGTGAAGGGCGAGGCCCGGTGGAGCGTGCCGCTCGGCGGGGACGCGTACCGCTTCACGATCACCGGCCCCAACGGCTTCCGCCGTGAGTTCGCCGGCACCACGGCCAAGGGCGCCGTGGTCTCCTCGCACCTCGACCACGAGGAGCGCGATCTGCATCTCACGCTCGGCAACGAGGGCGACGCTCCCGTCACGTACACCGTACGGCCGCTCGGCTATGTCGACGAGGCGGACCTGGACGGCTGGACCCGTGAGATCAAGGTCAAGCCCGGCCGCAGCCGCACGGTGGTCCATTCGGCGGCCGACGCGCACGGCTGGTACGACATCGAGGTGACCGCGCAGGGCGACTTCCGCCGGCGTCTGATGGGGCACATCGAGAACGGTCACCCGAGCGTCTCGGGCTGA
- the gatB gene encoding Asp-tRNA(Asn)/Glu-tRNA(Gln) amidotransferase subunit GatB: MTVTELVSYEDALAAFDPVMGLEVHVELGTKTKMFCGCSTELGAEPNSQTCPTCLGLPGALPVVNAIGVESAIKIGLALNCEIAEWCRFARKNYFYPDMPKNFQTSQYDEPIAFNGYLDVQLEDGEVFRVEIERAHMEEDTGKSTHVGGATGRIHGAQHSLLDYNRAGIPLIEIVTKPIVGAGERAPEVAKAYVAELRELIRALGVSEARMEMGQMRCDVNLSLMPKGSEQFGTRSETKNVNSLRSVERAVRYEVSRHAGVLNSGAKVVQETRHFHEEDGSTTSGRIKEEAEDYRYFPEPDLVPVAPSREWVEELRSVLPELPRLRRNRLREEWGVSELDMQSILNAGAVDLIVATSEAGAPADQARKWWMGELARNANESGRSLEELPITPAQVARVCELVASGDLNDKLARQVLEGVLAGEGDPDAVVEKRGLKVVSDEGALGAAVDEAIAGNAAIADKIRGGKVAAVGALVGAVMKATRGQADAARVKELILERLAASE, encoded by the coding sequence GTGACCGTCACTGAACTGGTGTCGTACGAGGACGCCCTCGCCGCCTTCGACCCCGTCATGGGACTCGAGGTGCACGTCGAACTCGGCACCAAGACCAAGATGTTCTGCGGCTGTTCGACCGAGCTGGGCGCCGAGCCCAACTCGCAGACCTGCCCCACCTGCCTCGGCCTGCCCGGTGCCCTGCCGGTGGTCAACGCCATCGGCGTCGAGTCCGCCATCAAGATCGGCCTCGCACTGAACTGCGAGATCGCCGAGTGGTGCCGCTTCGCCCGGAAGAACTACTTCTATCCGGACATGCCGAAGAACTTCCAGACCTCCCAGTACGACGAGCCGATCGCCTTCAACGGCTATCTGGACGTCCAGCTGGAGGACGGCGAGGTCTTCCGCGTGGAGATCGAGCGCGCCCACATGGAGGAGGACACCGGCAAGTCCACGCACGTGGGCGGTGCCACCGGACGTATCCACGGCGCGCAGCACTCGCTGCTGGACTACAACCGGGCCGGCATCCCGCTGATCGAGATCGTCACCAAGCCGATCGTCGGCGCGGGCGAGCGTGCTCCCGAGGTCGCCAAGGCGTACGTCGCCGAGCTGCGCGAGCTCATCAGGGCGCTCGGTGTCTCCGAGGCCCGCATGGAAATGGGCCAGATGCGCTGCGACGTCAACCTGTCGCTGATGCCGAAGGGCTCCGAACAGTTCGGCACCCGCTCCGAGACGAAGAACGTCAACTCGCTGCGGTCCGTCGAGCGTGCCGTCCGCTACGAGGTCAGCCGCCACGCCGGTGTGCTGAACTCCGGCGCCAAGGTCGTGCAGGAGACCCGCCACTTCCACGAGGAGGACGGCTCCACGACCTCCGGCCGCATCAAGGAGGAGGCCGAGGACTACCGATACTTCCCGGAGCCCGACCTCGTCCCGGTCGCCCCGTCCCGTGAGTGGGTCGAGGAACTGCGCTCCGTGCTGCCCGAGCTGCCGCGCCTGCGCCGCAACCGGCTCCGCGAGGAGTGGGGCGTCTCCGAGCTCGACATGCAGTCGATCCTCAACGCGGGCGCGGTCGACCTGATCGTCGCCACGTCCGAGGCGGGCGCCCCGGCCGACCAGGCCCGCAAGTGGTGGATGGGCGAGCTGGCCCGTAACGCCAACGAGTCCGGCCGCTCGCTGGAAGAGCTGCCGATCACCCCGGCACAGGTCGCGCGGGTGTGCGAGCTGGTCGCCTCCGGCGACCTGAACGACAAGCTGGCCCGCCAGGTCCTCGAGGGCGTGCTGGCCGGTGAGGGCGACCCGGACGCCGTCGTCGAGAAGCGTGGTCTGAAGGTCGTCTCCGACGAGGGCGCGCTCGGCGCGGCCGTCGACGAGGCGATCGCCGGCAACGCCGCGATCGCGGACAAGATCCGCGGCGGCAAGGTCGCGGCGGTCGGCGCGCTGGTCGGCGCGGTCATGAAGGCCACCCGTGGCCAGGCCGACGCGGCCCGCGTCAAGGAGCTCATTCTCGAGCGGCTTGCCGCGAGCGAATAA
- a CDS encoding MMPL family transporter, translating into MRAIARWCIQHRLVAVLLWLLALGGTTAGAAVAGSAYTNNYDVPGTEAGRAASLLQHGFPGQGGDSDVIVWHTDHGTVRAASVEQRMTGMLHQVAELPGVASVAGPYGPEGAGHISEDGHTAYADVTFERPVEDIPKSQAQAVVDTAKGAATGDLQVELGGSAIGLTEAPTSHVSEIVGVAVAAVVLFVAFGSFAASLLPIATALVSVGIAAAGITLLGHVMTVADFAPMLGVLIGLGVGIDYALFIVTRHRKGLRRGLSVEEAARNAVATTGRAVVFAGATVCIALLGMLILRLNFLNGVAIAAALTVMLTVAASVTLLPALLSFIGMRALGRRERSRLAEHGPEPELPTGFAARWSAFVERHPKLLAAVAAVVMLVLALPTFSLHLGTSDQGNDPATSTTRQAYDLLADGFGPGVNGPLTLVAGLDGADDRVAMEALPQVLRATDGVASVSPVTYNGSGDTAVITVVPESSPQSKATSDLVHRLRDDVLPAAEQGTSLDVHVGGVTAGYDDFAAVIIGKLPLFVGIVITLGCVLLLLAFRSIGIPVKAALMNIAAVAGAFGVVVAIFQWGWGSEVLGLGSGGPIEPFLPVIMVSVLFGLSMDYQVFLVSRMYEEWLETGDNRRAVRVGLAETSRVINSAAVIMISVFLAFVLSGDRVIAMFGIGLAAAVALDAFVLRTLLVPALMHMLGGANWWLPRWLDRRLPRISIEPPDGEHATIPSQCASDPDQQLVR; encoded by the coding sequence TTGCGAGCCATCGCCCGATGGTGCATCCAGCACCGCCTTGTCGCCGTACTGCTCTGGCTTCTCGCGCTCGGCGGCACGACCGCGGGGGCCGCGGTGGCCGGCTCCGCCTACACCAACAACTACGACGTGCCCGGCACCGAGGCAGGCCGCGCCGCCTCCCTCCTCCAGCACGGCTTCCCCGGCCAGGGTGGTGACTCGGACGTCATCGTCTGGCACACGGACCACGGTACGGTCCGGGCGGCGTCCGTCGAACAGCGGATGACCGGCATGCTCCATCAGGTGGCCGAGCTGCCCGGGGTCGCCTCCGTGGCCGGTCCGTACGGCCCCGAGGGCGCGGGACACATCAGCGAGGACGGGCACACCGCCTACGCCGACGTCACCTTCGAGCGGCCGGTCGAGGACATCCCCAAGAGCCAGGCCCAGGCTGTCGTGGACACCGCGAAGGGGGCCGCCACCGGCGATCTCCAGGTGGAGCTCGGCGGCAGCGCCATCGGTCTCACCGAGGCCCCCACGTCCCATGTGAGCGAGATCGTGGGCGTCGCCGTCGCGGCCGTCGTCCTCTTCGTCGCCTTCGGCTCTTTCGCCGCGAGCCTGCTTCCCATCGCGACCGCCCTGGTCAGCGTCGGCATCGCCGCCGCGGGGATCACCCTGCTCGGCCATGTCATGACGGTCGCCGACTTCGCACCCATGCTCGGCGTGCTCATCGGGCTCGGCGTCGGCATCGACTACGCGCTGTTCATCGTCACCCGGCACCGCAAGGGGCTGCGGCGCGGCCTGTCCGTGGAGGAGGCGGCGCGGAACGCCGTCGCAACCACCGGACGCGCCGTCGTCTTCGCCGGCGCCACCGTCTGCATCGCCCTGCTCGGCATGCTGATCCTGCGCCTGAACTTCCTCAACGGCGTGGCGATCGCCGCTGCGCTCACCGTCATGCTGACCGTCGCCGCCTCGGTGACGCTGCTGCCCGCACTGCTGTCGTTCATCGGTATGCGGGCCCTCGGCCGCCGCGAGCGCAGCCGGCTGGCCGAACACGGCCCGGAGCCCGAGCTGCCCACCGGCTTCGCGGCCCGCTGGTCGGCCTTCGTCGAGCGGCATCCCAAGCTGCTCGCCGCGGTCGCCGCCGTGGTCATGCTGGTTCTGGCGCTGCCCACCTTCTCGCTCCATCTGGGCACCTCCGACCAGGGCAACGATCCGGCCACGAGTACCACCCGCCAGGCGTACGACCTGCTCGCCGATGGCTTCGGCCCCGGTGTCAACGGCCCGCTCACGCTCGTCGCGGGACTCGACGGAGCAGACGACCGGGTCGCCATGGAGGCCCTCCCGCAGGTCCTGCGCGCCACCGACGGCGTCGCCTCCGTCTCGCCCGTCACGTACAACGGCAGCGGCGACACGGCGGTCATCACCGTCGTACCCGAGTCCTCGCCGCAGTCGAAGGCCACCAGCGACCTGGTCCACCGGCTGCGCGACGACGTCCTGCCGGCCGCCGAACAGGGCACCTCACTGGACGTCCACGTGGGTGGCGTCACCGCGGGCTACGACGACTTCGCCGCGGTCATCATCGGCAAGCTGCCGCTGTTCGTGGGCATCGTCATCACGCTCGGCTGCGTCCTGCTGCTGCTCGCCTTCCGGTCCATAGGCATCCCGGTGAAGGCCGCGCTCATGAACATCGCCGCCGTCGCGGGCGCCTTCGGCGTCGTCGTCGCCATCTTCCAGTGGGGCTGGGGCAGCGAAGTGCTCGGCCTCGGCAGCGGGGGCCCGATCGAACCCTTCCTGCCTGTGATCATGGTCTCGGTGCTGTTCGGTCTCTCCATGGACTACCAGGTCTTCCTGGTCAGCCGGATGTACGAGGAATGGCTGGAGACCGGCGACAACCGTCGCGCGGTACGGGTCGGCCTCGCCGAGACCAGCCGCGTGATCAACTCCGCGGCGGTCATCATGATCTCCGTCTTCCTCGCCTTCGTCCTCAGCGGCGACCGGGTCATCGCGATGTTCGGCATCGGGCTCGCCGCGGCCGTGGCCCTGGACGCCTTCGTCCTGCGTACGCTCCTGGTCCCGGCCCTCATGCACATGCTCGGCGGCGCAAACTGGTGGCTGCCCCGTTGGCTCGACCGGCGGCTGCCGCGCATCAGCATCGAACCGCCCGACGGCGAGCATGCGACGATACCGTCACAGTGCGCGAGCGACCCCGACCAGCAGCTCGTGCGATGA
- a CDS encoding GNAT family protein, giving the protein MFAISLGDDGAELRPLEPWHAEEFLAHIDRGRDFIGEHVPFPTRSTDVASARKLLDSFAQKHAADSGRMYGIWLDGTLVGGVLFPNFDAEAGTAEVGCWLEPAATGRGLITRAARVLIDWAVEERGIHRVEWLTSSANIPSINVAKRLGMTRDGVLRESYPYKGVRQNTEVWSILAPEWRELREQG; this is encoded by the coding sequence GTGTTCGCGATATCCCTGGGCGACGACGGCGCCGAACTGCGCCCCCTCGAGCCGTGGCATGCGGAGGAGTTCCTGGCCCACATCGACCGGGGCCGGGACTTCATCGGCGAGCATGTCCCCTTCCCGACGCGCTCCACCGATGTCGCGTCGGCGCGCAAACTGCTGGACTCGTTCGCCCAGAAGCATGCCGCCGACTCCGGCCGGATGTACGGCATCTGGCTGGACGGCACACTCGTCGGCGGTGTCCTCTTCCCGAACTTCGACGCCGAGGCCGGCACCGCGGAGGTCGGCTGCTGGCTGGAACCCGCGGCGACGGGCCGCGGCCTGATCACGCGCGCCGCCCGGGTACTGATCGACTGGGCCGTCGAGGAGCGCGGCATCCACCGGGTGGAGTGGCTGACGTCGTCCGCCAACATCCCCAGCATCAATGTCGCCAAGCGGCTCGGCATGACCCGTGACGGCGTCCTCCGTGAGAGCTACCCCTACAAGGGTGTCCGCCAGAACACCGAGGTCTGGTCGATCCTCGCCCCCGAGTGGCGCGAGCTGCGCGAACAGGGGTGA